A section of the Marinoscillum sp. 108 genome encodes:
- a CDS encoding ABC transporter substrate-binding protein: MKKYLLLSGMLLVCVFAYAQREQAEYLEAKRLFNNAQYSSAKAAFSALSQSEVFGRHASFYFGLCAFQQEDFAVAKDMWRQVLIQFPTWDQKPEVLFWLAYANFMTGDFSRALEYSTQLTSETLNTEDEERMIATFISPLDLAEVDSLFSEYPDSKPLAEVLVKKLNAATYSERDIQRIDELVTEWGFDINTIAEYELPLVRKEVYNIAVVMPFLYESLQNTSLITQNSLVMDMYQGMLMAAEDLTKRGEPVNIFPYDTKRKASATKKILENKGFENTDLIIGPLYPEPNALVDQYSVANKINKFNPISSNSEVVGDNPFSFLMRPSYETMAMKCAEFAIAENKNPYAMIFYEQSARDSVFAAIYKQQLEEAGFEVVLFREITKDNSRQLLDTLWAQYDQYLTQEEADSIQEIRGRFVKSRRIRRDEMDRMSRNPDFVLPISYDDDQNRIVYYEKLFRIAPDSIGHILAATRSNLFANNLISAVETRGDSIRLYGYGDWLDFTMLSFNQLDRLGVALSDPDYKDRNSFYYRDFQERFIAKYKTRPSVNHLRGYELVYFAGHMMHQYGKYFQTDLRSGVYRKGRIFEGFRYGVANDNQVVPMVRFKDSKLEVVNREMYED, encoded by the coding sequence GTGAAGAAGTATTTGCTCTTATCCGGGATGTTATTGGTTTGTGTGTTTGCTTATGCTCAGCGTGAGCAGGCGGAATACCTGGAGGCCAAGCGTCTTTTCAACAATGCTCAATATAGTAGTGCAAAAGCGGCTTTCAGCGCCTTGTCACAGAGCGAGGTTTTTGGCAGACATGCGTCTTTCTATTTTGGCCTCTGCGCCTTTCAGCAAGAAGACTTTGCGGTAGCCAAAGACATGTGGCGCCAGGTACTCATCCAGTTTCCCACCTGGGATCAGAAACCGGAAGTGTTGTTTTGGCTGGCTTATGCCAATTTCATGACCGGGGATTTTAGCAGAGCACTGGAGTATTCGACTCAGCTGACAAGTGAAACCCTCAATACTGAGGACGAGGAGCGGATGATTGCTACTTTTATTTCACCGCTTGACCTTGCTGAGGTAGATTCTCTGTTTAGCGAATATCCCGATAGTAAGCCACTGGCGGAGGTGTTAGTGAAGAAACTGAATGCCGCTACCTATTCGGAGCGTGATATTCAGCGCATTGATGAGTTGGTTACGGAGTGGGGCTTTGATATTAACACCATCGCGGAGTATGAATTGCCCCTGGTGAGAAAGGAAGTGTACAATATAGCGGTGGTCATGCCCTTTCTCTATGAGTCACTGCAAAATACCTCGCTCATTACTCAGAACAGCCTGGTGATGGACATGTATCAGGGGATGCTGATGGCCGCTGAAGACCTGACAAAGAGAGGCGAGCCAGTGAATATCTTCCCCTATGATACCAAAAGGAAGGCATCAGCAACCAAAAAGATTCTGGAAAACAAAGGTTTTGAGAACACTGATCTGATCATAGGGCCGCTTTATCCTGAGCCTAATGCCTTGGTGGATCAATACTCCGTAGCGAATAAGATCAATAAATTCAATCCAATTTCTTCCAATTCGGAGGTGGTTGGGGACAATCCGTTTTCTTTTCTGATGCGTCCCAGCTATGAAACGATGGCCATGAAATGTGCTGAGTTTGCCATTGCTGAAAACAAGAACCCATATGCCATGATCTTCTATGAGCAGTCGGCCCGGGATTCTGTCTTTGCGGCAATATATAAGCAACAGCTGGAGGAAGCGGGATTTGAAGTGGTCCTTTTCCGCGAAATCACCAAGGATAATTCGCGTCAGCTTCTGGATACCTTGTGGGCGCAATATGATCAGTATCTGACCCAGGAAGAGGCAGATTCGATTCAGGAAATCAGAGGAAGGTTTGTCAAGAGCAGAAGGATTCGCAGGGATGAAATGGATAGAATGTCACGTAATCCTGATTTTGTGTTACCCATTAGTTATGACGATGATCAGAATCGGATTGTCTATTATGAGAAACTATTCCGAATTGCACCGGACAGTATCGGTCATATACTGGCAGCCACGCGAAGCAACCTTTTTGCCAATAACCTGATCAGTGCTGTGGAGACTCGCGGAGACAGTATCCGTCTTTACGGCTATGGTGATTGGCTGGACTTTACGATGCTCTCATTTAATCAGCTGGACAGGCTGGGTGTGGCTTTGAGCGATCCCGATTACAAGGATCGAAATAGTTTTTACTACCGCGATTTTCAGGAGCGGTTTATTGCCAAATACAAAACCAGGCCTTCGGTCAACCACCTGAGGGGGTATGAATTGGTTTATTTTGCAGGGCACATGATGCACCAATACGGTAAATACTTTCAGACCGATTTGCGGAGCGGCGTGTATAGAAAGGGGCGGATTTTTGAGGGGTTCAGGTACGGTGTGGCCAATGACAATCAGGTGGTACCAATGGTAAGGTTTAAAGACTCAAAATTAGAAGTAGTCAACAGGGAAATGTATGAAGATTGA
- the hemL gene encoding glutamate-1-semialdehyde 2,1-aminomutase produces MKIEKSKSLFSRAKNYIPGGVNSPVRAFKAVGGDPIFFKSAKGAHMMDEDGNSYIDMINSWGPMILGHANPLVEEAVIRAIQSSPSFGAPGEREVLIAELICQLVPSIERVRMVNSGTEATMSAIRVARGYTGKDKFIKFEGCYHGHGDSFLIAAGSGAMTMGTPDSPGVTAGTTKDTLLAPYNNLDAVWEIVNNHKGEIAAIIIEPVAGNMGCVLPVAGFLEGLREICDQEGIVLIFDEVMTGFRLARGGAQERLGVIPDMTTLGKIIGGGLPVGAYGGKKEIMDFVSPQGPVYQAGTLSGNPVAMAAGYTMLRYLSDHQETYGKLESNTKRIVSGYRETLEVLGLNYTINQIGSMYSLFFTDQQVVDFETAKSCDTALFGSYFNKMLEQGIYLAPSQFETLFVSAVLSDDDIDQIIRANDESLKSLVG; encoded by the coding sequence ATGAAGATTGAAAAGAGTAAATCGCTTTTTAGCAGGGCAAAAAATTACATACCGGGTGGAGTTAATTCACCCGTTCGTGCTTTCAAGGCAGTAGGGGGAGATCCTATCTTTTTCAAGTCCGCCAAGGGAGCTCATATGATGGATGAGGATGGAAACTCATACATAGACATGATCAACTCGTGGGGTCCGATGATCCTTGGTCATGCCAACCCGCTGGTGGAGGAAGCCGTGATCAGGGCTATTCAAAGCTCACCTTCATTCGGGGCTCCGGGTGAGCGTGAGGTGTTGATAGCAGAGCTGATTTGTCAATTGGTGCCATCTATAGAGCGTGTCAGGATGGTAAACTCAGGAACTGAGGCCACCATGTCGGCTATCAGAGTGGCCAGGGGATACACCGGAAAAGATAAGTTCATCAAATTTGAAGGGTGCTATCATGGGCATGGAGACTCATTTTTGATTGCTGCCGGGAGCGGAGCCATGACCATGGGCACACCTGATAGCCCGGGAGTGACAGCTGGCACGACCAAAGACACCCTACTGGCACCTTATAACAACCTGGATGCAGTATGGGAAATTGTGAATAATCACAAAGGTGAAATAGCAGCGATCATTATAGAGCCTGTGGCTGGCAACATGGGCTGTGTATTACCTGTGGCAGGCTTCCTGGAAGGGCTTAGAGAAATATGCGATCAGGAAGGTATTGTCCTCATTTTTGATGAGGTGATGACCGGCTTCAGGTTGGCGCGCGGAGGTGCTCAGGAGCGGCTAGGGGTGATCCCGGACATGACTACCCTGGGCAAAATCATTGGTGGAGGACTGCCTGTGGGGGCCTACGGAGGCAAGAAAGAGATTATGGACTTTGTGTCACCACAGGGTCCGGTATACCAGGCCGGTACGCTATCAGGAAATCCGGTGGCCATGGCGGCAGGATATACGATGCTTCGGTACCTTAGTGATCATCAGGAAACTTATGGAAAGCTCGAGTCCAATACCAAGAGGATTGTTTCGGGCTATCGCGAGACCCTGGAGGTGCTTGGGTTGAATTATACCATCAACCAGATAGGGAGTATGTATAGCTTATTTTTCACGGATCAGCAGGTGGTGGATTTTGAGACCGCTAAGAGCTGCGATACCGCCCTGTTTGGGAGTTATTTCAATAAAATGCTTGAACAGGGTATATACCTGGCTCCGTCACAATTCGAAACTCTGTTTGTGTCTGCAGTGCTGTCTGATGATGACATTGATCAGATCATCCGTGCCAATGACGAGAGTCTGAAATCTCTGGTTGGTTGA
- a CDS encoding HAD family phosphatase: MIGLIFDMDGVIVHNNEYHYLAWQKLAKKYNVKITRKYYREKMNGRTLMELMEIIFDGELDKSQALSVGLEKEAIYRELYAEHREATKGLIPFLELAKSKNIPMVVGTSAPKENVVFTLDGLDLRKYFVGVVDDSMVTKGKPEPEVYLKCAEMIKREPQKCIVFEDALSGIKAGQRAGAKVIALATSHGREELSADLIIDDFSQLKWEQVEALLGV, translated from the coding sequence ATGATCGGACTGATATTTGATATGGATGGTGTCATTGTGCACAACAATGAATACCATTATCTGGCCTGGCAAAAACTGGCCAAAAAGTACAATGTGAAAATTACCCGGAAGTACTATCGGGAAAAGATGAACGGACGCACGCTGATGGAGCTGATGGAAATCATCTTCGATGGTGAACTGGATAAAAGTCAGGCACTCAGTGTTGGGCTGGAGAAGGAAGCCATCTATCGGGAGCTCTATGCTGAACACCGAGAGGCTACCAAAGGGTTGATACCATTCCTGGAACTTGCTAAATCCAAAAACATTCCTATGGTAGTAGGTACTTCCGCTCCCAAAGAGAATGTGGTTTTCACCCTGGATGGACTCGATTTACGAAAGTACTTTGTGGGTGTAGTAGATGACAGTATGGTCACTAAAGGAAAACCGGAACCGGAAGTTTACCTGAAGTGCGCGGAGATGATCAAAAGGGAGCCTCAGAAGTGTATTGTATTTGAAGACGCTCTTTCAGGCATCAAAGCGGGTCAAAGAGCTGGCGCCAAAGTGATTGCGCTGGCCACTTCACACGGGCGGGAAGAGCTCTCTGCTGACCTTATCATCGATGACTTCTCGCAACTGAAGTGGGAACAGGTGGAAGCCCTACTCGGAGTGTAA
- the guaA gene encoding glutamine-hydrolyzing GMP synthase translates to MTDKILILDFGSQYTQLIARRVRELDVYCEIHPFNHFPDPDEFTKGIILSGSPCSVLDEGAPDLDIKALEKYPILGICYGAQLLAHKHGGEVTRSEHREYGRAKLAHINAHFDLLKEVEIGSQVWMSHGDTITQLPEDFQVIANTESIPVAAYKVENKPIYGIQFHPEVTHSLDGKTLLRNFVVHICGAAQDWTADIFVENTVRGLQAKLGDDKVVMGLSGGVDSSVAATLIHQAIGKNLYCIFVDNGLLRKNEFEQVLESYEGMGLNVKGVDAKEEFYEALKGLTDPEDKRKAIGRVFIETFDRESHKIKDVKWLGQGTIYPDVIESVSVNGPSVTIKSHHNVGGLPEKMNLKVVEPLNLLFKDEVRNVGRALEISNNILGRHPFPGPGLGIRILGDITAEKVRILQEVDDIFISGLKEANLYDQVWQAGAMLLPVQSVGVMGDERTYEQVVALRAVASLDGMTADWVHLPYEFLAEVSNKIINKVRGVNRVVYDISSKPPATIEWE, encoded by the coding sequence ATGACAGACAAGATTCTCATTCTGGACTTTGGTTCTCAATATACACAACTCATCGCTCGCAGGGTACGCGAGCTCGATGTTTATTGTGAAATTCATCCTTTTAATCACTTTCCCGATCCTGACGAATTTACCAAGGGAATCATCCTCTCAGGGAGTCCCTGTTCGGTTTTGGATGAAGGAGCTCCTGATCTGGACATCAAAGCCCTTGAGAAATATCCCATCCTGGGTATCTGCTATGGCGCTCAACTTCTCGCTCATAAGCACGGGGGTGAAGTGACCCGCTCAGAGCATCGGGAGTATGGCCGTGCCAAGCTGGCGCATATCAATGCACACTTTGATCTATTGAAAGAAGTGGAAATAGGAAGTCAGGTATGGATGTCTCATGGTGACACCATCACGCAACTGCCCGAAGATTTTCAGGTGATCGCCAATACGGAAAGTATACCCGTGGCAGCCTATAAGGTAGAAAATAAGCCTATTTATGGGATTCAGTTTCACCCTGAGGTGACTCATAGTCTGGATGGTAAAACACTCCTTCGAAATTTCGTGGTGCACATCTGCGGTGCCGCTCAGGACTGGACTGCTGATATTTTTGTGGAAAACACAGTACGTGGCCTTCAGGCCAAGCTAGGAGATGATAAAGTGGTGATGGGACTTTCCGGGGGGGTGGATTCTTCGGTGGCGGCCACACTGATTCATCAGGCCATTGGCAAGAACCTCTACTGCATATTTGTTGACAATGGCTTGCTTAGAAAAAATGAATTCGAGCAGGTGCTGGAGTCATATGAGGGTATGGGGCTGAATGTGAAGGGAGTGGATGCCAAAGAAGAATTTTATGAAGCATTGAAGGGGCTCACCGATCCGGAGGATAAAAGAAAAGCCATAGGCAGGGTATTTATAGAGACGTTTGACCGGGAGTCACATAAGATTAAAGATGTGAAATGGTTAGGGCAGGGAACCATCTACCCGGATGTGATTGAGTCTGTGTCTGTTAACGGACCGTCCGTAACGATCAAGTCCCACCACAATGTAGGTGGACTGCCTGAGAAAATGAACTTGAAAGTGGTGGAGCCACTCAACTTGCTTTTCAAAGACGAAGTGCGAAATGTAGGACGGGCACTGGAGATATCTAATAATATTTTAGGTCGGCATCCCTTCCCGGGGCCTGGTTTGGGGATCAGGATTCTTGGAGACATTACAGCGGAGAAGGTAAGAATACTTCAGGAAGTAGATGATATCTTTATCAGCGGCCTCAAAGAAGCCAACCTCTATGATCAGGTATGGCAGGCTGGTGCCATGTTGTTGCCTGTGCAATCGGTAGGAGTAATGGGTGACGAGCGTACCTATGAGCAGGTGGTGGCTTTGCGAGCAGTGGCCAGTCTTGATGGGATGACCGCTGACTGGGTTCACCTTCCGTACGAGTTTTTGGCCGAGGTGTCCAACAAAATAATCAATAAGGTGCGTGGCGTAAACAGAGTGGTGTACGATATTAGCAGCAAGCCGCCAGCGACCATCGAGTGGGAATAA
- the pafA gene encoding alkaline phosphatase PafA, with protein MRKLILILFLLPSLSAIGQAKKPKLVVGIVVDQMRHEYLQRFESKYGNDGFKRMIRDGFEARNNHYNYIPTYTAPGHASIYTGTTPRYHGIIGNDWYSRVLGRSVYCVGDTSASSVGGSALSGKISPKNLIVNTITDELKLTTNFRSKVVGVSIKDRGAVLPAGHAPDGAYWYDSRTGEFMTSDFYMDALPQWLVNFNQKKLVDKYSNQTWNTLIPIAEYTESTPDDNSYENGFKGKETPTFPYDLKVLRESNGPYGLIRSTPFGNSLVLDLAKASIEGEQLGTDQITDFLSVSLSSTDYVGHNFGPNSVEVEDTYLRLDKDLGDFLTYLDKKIGVGEYMVFLTADHGVVANPQFLLDNGLPGGYIDTDEVKEIFAEAAQSLGDYILSTSNDQIFLNRDLIDSAGLELEAIQKAFAEAAMKIPAVAETFTATSMDTFDYTDPMRSNLQNGYNRKLSGDVLLFMKPGYLTNTYGLKGSSHGTGYSYDTHVPLLFFGAGIKKGATVEKTYITDIAPTLAMLLNISIPNAAVTGAPIEEIFE; from the coding sequence ATGCGAAAACTCATTCTGATCCTTTTTCTCTTACCCTCCCTTAGCGCAATTGGCCAGGCCAAAAAGCCAAAGCTGGTCGTAGGGATAGTCGTAGACCAGATGCGACATGAGTACCTTCAGCGATTTGAATCCAAATATGGCAACGACGGATTTAAGAGAATGATCAGAGATGGATTTGAAGCCAGAAACAATCACTATAATTATATACCTACCTACACCGCACCTGGTCATGCCTCCATTTACACGGGTACTACCCCGCGCTATCATGGCATCATTGGCAACGACTGGTACAGCCGGGTACTCGGCCGGTCGGTCTATTGTGTGGGAGACACCTCCGCAAGTAGTGTGGGTGGAAGTGCACTAAGTGGTAAAATATCCCCAAAAAACCTGATAGTAAATACCATCACTGATGAACTCAAGCTAACCACCAACTTCAGATCCAAAGTGGTGGGAGTTTCCATCAAAGACCGTGGAGCAGTTCTGCCTGCCGGGCATGCCCCCGATGGCGCGTATTGGTATGATTCTCGGACCGGTGAGTTTATGACTTCAGACTTTTACATGGATGCCCTCCCTCAATGGTTGGTGAATTTTAACCAAAAGAAGCTGGTAGATAAATACTCCAACCAAACCTGGAATACCCTCATACCAATAGCTGAGTACACTGAAAGCACTCCTGATGACAACTCCTATGAGAATGGATTCAAAGGCAAAGAAACTCCCACTTTTCCTTATGACCTCAAGGTACTCAGAGAATCAAATGGACCTTACGGACTGATCCGTTCTACTCCTTTTGGTAACTCTCTGGTACTCGATTTGGCCAAAGCTTCGATCGAGGGAGAGCAGCTTGGTACTGACCAAATTACGGATTTTCTGTCGGTCAGTCTGTCCTCTACAGATTACGTAGGGCACAACTTCGGACCCAACTCGGTGGAGGTGGAAGACACCTATCTGAGACTTGACAAAGACCTTGGGGACTTCCTGACTTATCTTGATAAGAAAATAGGCGTTGGTGAATACATGGTTTTTCTTACGGCAGATCACGGAGTGGTAGCTAACCCTCAGTTTTTGCTGGACAATGGACTCCCCGGTGGGTACATCGATACCGATGAGGTAAAGGAGATTTTCGCAGAGGCCGCACAAAGTTTGGGTGATTATATACTCAGTACGTCAAATGATCAGATTTTTCTGAACCGGGATCTGATCGACTCGGCAGGACTGGAACTGGAAGCGATCCAAAAAGCATTTGCCGAAGCGGCGATGAAAATTCCCGCCGTAGCGGAAACTTTCACTGCCACGAGTATGGACACTTTTGACTACACAGATCCGATGCGAAGTAATTTGCAAAATGGTTATAACCGCAAACTCTCCGGAGACGTACTCTTGTTTATGAAACCTGGCTACCTCACCAATACCTACGGGCTTAAGGGCTCCTCACATGGTACCGGATACTCGTATGACACCCATGTACCACTGCTGTTTTTTGGGGCCGGTATCAAAAAAGGCGCCACAGTAGAGAAAACCTACATTACCGACATTGCCCCTACGCTGGCGATGTTATTGAATATTTCCATTCCAAATGCCGCCGTGACAGGCGCACCCATAGAAGAGATTTTTGAATGA
- a CDS encoding glucosidase — protein MTQEEKRLEECRKGISWKEWGPYLSERQWATVREDYTESGNAWESIVHDQARSKSYRWGEDGLGGFSNSDQRICFAWAFWNGKDKILKERLFGLTGHEGNHGEDVKELYFYLDSTPTHSYMKMLYKYPINEFPYSDLVVENLKRTKKQREYEILDTGVFDKDEYFDIFLEYAKGAPDDFLLRAEVHNRSNKDAELTLLPTFWFRNTWSSGRDSNIPEISEVSPTEMLIKHHLLGDYHVYFGEEVKEQMYCDNATNRVRLYGVPNKQSNYPKDAINDYIINGKKTLNPKKKGTKSSAHYKVMVPAGGSKTVEIRMSSVALSLPFGDYQELLNKRKAEADSFYRSIQSKVIDKDLKNIQRQAFAGMMWSKQFYYYNIKNWIHGDPGRMKPSPSRKNGRNSDWQHVYNYDILSMPDKWEYPWFAAWDLAFHCIPITRIDPDFAKNQLLLLLKDRYLHPNGQIPAYEWNFSDVNPPVHAWAVLRVFQIDRETTGKPDFDFLQRAFHKLSINFTWWVNRKDKEGNNVFEGGFLGLDNIGVFDRNHPVVEDARLEQADSTSWMAMFSLNMLRISLDLSMEYPVYQDMAVKFFEHFLYIAGAMNSIGDTDVDLWDDEDNFYYDVMHTPDQPNQRMKVRSMVGLIPLFAIEILRTEVYSRLPEFRERLDFFLKERPKLASLVARWEEPGEGEHRLLSILRGFRMKRIIERMSDEEEFLSKYGIRALSKFHLKNPYQLEIDGQKLEVAYLPGESDSSFFGGNSNWRGPIWFPVNYLILESLLKYSHYYGKDYLVEFPIGSGVKHTLLEVTREICLRLMKIFMKDENGERPVYAGNKKFQTDPHFKDYILFYEYFNGDTGEGLGASHQTGWTGLVAELIHRYHN, from the coding sequence ATGACACAGGAAGAAAAACGGTTAGAAGAGTGTAGGAAGGGTATTTCCTGGAAAGAATGGGGTCCATATTTATCTGAAAGGCAATGGGCCACTGTGCGCGAAGATTATACTGAATCTGGTAACGCCTGGGAAAGTATCGTCCATGATCAGGCCCGAAGCAAATCTTACCGATGGGGCGAGGATGGTCTCGGAGGATTTAGTAATTCGGATCAGCGAATCTGTTTTGCCTGGGCCTTCTGGAATGGGAAAGATAAAATCCTCAAAGAGCGATTGTTTGGGCTCACTGGCCATGAAGGCAATCATGGCGAAGATGTCAAGGAACTCTACTTCTACCTGGACAGCACGCCGACACACTCTTATATGAAAATGCTCTATAAGTATCCTATCAATGAGTTCCCCTACTCTGATTTGGTCGTAGAGAATCTGAAAAGAACCAAGAAACAGCGGGAATATGAAATCCTGGATACCGGAGTATTCGACAAAGACGAATATTTTGATATTTTTCTGGAATACGCCAAAGGCGCCCCGGATGACTTTTTGCTGAGAGCCGAAGTGCATAACAGAAGTAATAAAGATGCAGAGCTGACCCTGCTCCCAACTTTCTGGTTTCGCAACACCTGGTCCTCTGGCAGGGACTCCAATATCCCTGAAATTTCAGAGGTAAGCCCCACGGAAATGCTCATTAAACACCACCTGCTTGGAGACTATCATGTCTACTTCGGGGAAGAGGTGAAAGAGCAGATGTATTGTGACAATGCCACCAACCGGGTGAGACTCTATGGCGTGCCCAACAAGCAATCCAACTACCCCAAGGATGCAATCAATGATTACATCATCAACGGAAAAAAAACCCTTAATCCCAAAAAGAAAGGCACCAAGTCCTCCGCTCATTATAAAGTGATGGTACCCGCCGGGGGCTCTAAGACAGTAGAAATAAGGATGTCATCCGTGGCCTTGAGTCTACCCTTTGGGGACTATCAGGAGCTTCTGAACAAGCGCAAAGCTGAGGCGGATAGTTTCTACAGATCTATCCAGTCCAAAGTAATTGACAAAGACCTTAAAAATATACAACGCCAGGCCTTTGCAGGCATGATGTGGAGCAAGCAGTTTTATTACTACAACATCAAAAACTGGATACACGGGGATCCGGGACGAATGAAACCCTCGCCTTCCCGAAAGAATGGGCGAAACTCGGACTGGCAGCATGTATACAACTATGATATACTGTCCATGCCAGACAAATGGGAATATCCTTGGTTCGCCGCCTGGGATCTTGCCTTTCATTGCATTCCCATCACCAGGATCGATCCTGATTTTGCAAAAAACCAGCTGCTTCTGCTGCTGAAAGACCGCTACCTCCACCCCAATGGTCAAATACCGGCCTATGAGTGGAATTTTAGTGACGTGAATCCACCGGTACACGCCTGGGCCGTGCTGCGCGTTTTCCAGATCGACCGGGAAACTACCGGGAAACCCGATTTTGATTTTCTCCAAAGGGCATTTCATAAACTCTCGATCAATTTCACCTGGTGGGTAAACCGGAAAGACAAAGAAGGCAATAACGTATTTGAAGGCGGCTTCCTGGGACTGGACAATATTGGGGTGTTTGATAGAAATCACCCTGTGGTGGAAGATGCCAGACTGGAGCAGGCAGACAGTACCAGCTGGATGGCCATGTTCTCACTGAACATGCTGCGCATTTCTCTGGATCTGTCCATGGAGTATCCTGTTTATCAGGATATGGCCGTGAAGTTTTTTGAACACTTCCTCTACATCGCCGGGGCCATGAATAGTATAGGAGACACGGATGTAGACCTGTGGGATGATGAAGACAACTTCTACTACGATGTAATGCATACGCCTGATCAGCCCAACCAGCGAATGAAAGTACGCTCCATGGTGGGCCTGATCCCTCTGTTTGCAATCGAAATTCTTCGAACTGAGGTTTATAGCCGGTTGCCGGAGTTTAGAGAACGACTGGATTTCTTCCTGAAAGAACGCCCGAAACTAGCCTCACTGGTGGCCCGATGGGAAGAACCGGGAGAAGGCGAACACCGTCTGCTGAGTATCCTACGGGGTTTCAGAATGAAAAGGATCATTGAACGAATGTCAGACGAAGAGGAATTTCTTTCTAAGTATGGCATCCGGGCCCTCTCGAAATTCCACCTTAAGAATCCATACCAACTGGAAATAGATGGTCAGAAACTGGAAGTGGCCTACTTACCGGGAGAGTCCGACTCTTCCTTCTTTGGAGGCAACTCCAACTGGCGTGGCCCGATCTGGTTTCCTGTCAATTACCTTATTTTGGAGTCCCTATTGAAATATTCACACTACTACGGAAAAGACTACCTGGTAGAATTTCCGATAGGCAGTGGCGTGAAGCACACCCTACTGGAGGTGACCCGCGAAATTTGTTTGCGGCTCATGAAAATTTTCATGAAAGATGAAAATGGGGAACGCCCGGTCTATGCCGGAAATAAGAAATTTCAAACTGATCCGCATTTCAAAGACTACATTTTGTTCTACGAATATTTCAATGGTGATACCGGTGAAGGACTTGGAGCCTCGCACCAGACCGGATGGACTGGTCTGGTGGCCGAACTCATTCATCGATATCATAATTAA
- a CDS encoding Lacal_2735 family protein gives MNIFNLFSSKPKKQLLQDRYDKLMERVYALEMSNLKAAALTRRKAQRVLLQLVELEKTTASQ, from the coding sequence ATGAATATATTCAATTTATTTAGTTCGAAACCCAAAAAGCAGCTCCTGCAAGATCGGTATGACAAGCTGATGGAGCGTGTATATGCGTTAGAAATGTCCAATTTAAAGGCTGCAGCGCTCACCCGTCGCAAGGCCCAGCGTGTTTTACTTCAGCTTGTGGAGCTGGAGAAAACGACAGCTAGTCAATAA
- a CDS encoding glycosyltransferase family 2 protein, which translates to MGKVSIIMPVKNAEKYLKESIQSIQNQTSDNWELLAINDHSTDSSNQILQEFSAHDSRIRLLQNIGMGIIPALQQALRLATGKFVSRMDADDIMPANRLEKMSTLLEASGPKTVVTGLVQYFSDQPVSAGYQKYQEWINQVNRTGTQWQNIYRECVIASPNWIARRSEIQEIKAFENLRYPEDYHLTLKWYQAGFKVETVPEVMLLWREHNMRTSRTSEHYAQKAFFELKIKHFIDMDLQTNHLVVWGKNPKGKLTTDILSHHGIPFLWHDLKSYRKIESLENPQIIVAVYPDPKERNQLEKYLMNLGLMPGKNWWYV; encoded by the coding sequence ATGGGCAAAGTCTCCATCATCATGCCTGTAAAAAATGCTGAGAAATACCTCAAAGAGTCCATTCAAAGCATTCAAAATCAAACCTCAGACAACTGGGAGCTCTTGGCTATAAATGACCACTCCACAGACTCCAGTAATCAAATACTCCAGGAATTTAGCGCCCACGACTCACGTATCCGGTTGCTGCAAAACATAGGTATGGGCATCATTCCTGCACTGCAGCAGGCCCTTAGATTGGCTACAGGAAAATTCGTGTCCAGAATGGATGCTGATGACATAATGCCAGCTAATCGCTTAGAAAAGATGAGTACACTATTGGAAGCATCCGGGCCCAAAACTGTCGTTACAGGCTTGGTACAATACTTCTCAGATCAACCGGTGAGTGCTGGCTATCAGAAGTACCAAGAATGGATCAATCAGGTAAACCGCACAGGCACCCAGTGGCAAAACATCTATCGTGAGTGCGTCATCGCTTCTCCCAACTGGATCGCCCGAAGGTCCGAAATACAGGAGATCAAGGCATTCGAAAACCTTCGGTATCCAGAAGATTACCACCTAACGCTCAAATGGTATCAGGCCGGATTTAAGGTAGAAACCGTTCCAGAGGTCATGCTACTGTGGAGAGAACACAATATGCGCACTTCCCGAACGTCAGAGCACTATGCTCAAAAGGCATTTTTTGAATTGAAGATTAAGCATTTCATTGATATGGACCTGCAAACGAACCACCTGGTAGTTTGGGGTAAAAACCCAAAAGGGAAGCTAACGACAGATATTCTCAGCCATCATGGCATCCCCTTTCTCTGGCATGATCTGAAAAGCTATCGCAAAATAGAAAGTCTGGAAAACCCCCAGATCATAGTGGCTGTATATCCCGACCCTAAAGAGCGGAACCAACTAGAAAAATACCTAATGAACCTGGGACTGATGCCCGGTAAAAATTGGTGGTATGTCTGA